A stretch of the Sphingosinithalassobacter tenebrarum genome encodes the following:
- the fcl gene encoding GDP-L-fucose synthase: protein MALGGSYDLTGKRVFVAGHRGMVGSAICRRLAQESCEVLTAGRNVVNLIDQAGTREWFAREKPDAVFVAAAKVGGILANDSYPADFLYDNLMIEANVIEAAHANDVEKLLFLGSSCIYPKFADQPIVEDALLTGPLEPTNEWYAIAKIAGIKLCQAYRRQHGRDFISAMPTNLYGPGDNFDLASSHVLPALIRKAHEAKVSGAESIEIWGTGTPRREFLHVDDLADACVFLMKEYSGDQHVNAGSGEDIAIIDLVKLVCEVVGFEGDIRKDLSKPDGTPRKLMSGEKLAAMGWRPRIGLRDGVEAVYEFFQENHLDPA, encoded by the coding sequence GTGGCGCTGGGCGGTTCCTATGATCTGACTGGCAAACGGGTTTTCGTCGCCGGTCATCGCGGTATGGTTGGCTCCGCTATCTGTCGGCGCCTCGCGCAGGAAAGCTGCGAGGTGCTGACTGCCGGCCGGAATGTCGTGAACCTGATCGATCAGGCAGGAACGCGCGAATGGTTTGCCCGCGAAAAGCCGGATGCAGTGTTCGTCGCCGCGGCCAAGGTGGGTGGAATCCTTGCGAATGATAGCTATCCGGCGGATTTTCTCTACGACAATCTGATGATCGAGGCGAACGTCATCGAGGCGGCGCATGCCAATGACGTGGAGAAGCTGCTGTTCCTCGGATCGAGCTGCATCTATCCGAAATTCGCCGATCAGCCGATCGTCGAGGATGCGCTGCTGACCGGTCCGCTCGAACCGACCAATGAATGGTATGCGATCGCGAAGATCGCCGGCATCAAACTGTGTCAGGCCTATCGCCGCCAGCATGGTCGCGATTTCATTTCCGCGATGCCGACCAATCTGTACGGGCCGGGCGACAATTTCGACCTTGCCAGCAGCCATGTCTTGCCGGCGCTGATTCGCAAGGCGCATGAAGCGAAGGTTTCGGGCGCCGAAAGCATCGAAATATGGGGTACGGGAACGCCGCGTCGGGAATTCCTGCACGTTGACGACCTTGCCGACGCCTGTGTCTTCCTGATGAAGGAATATTCGGGCGATCAGCACGTCAATGCCGGCTCGGGCGAGGATATCGCTATCATCGACCTGGTAAAGCTGGTCTGCGAAGTTGTTGGTTTCGAGGGAGATATCCGCAAGGACCTTTCCAAGCCGGACGGCACGCCGCGCAAGTTGATGTCGGGGGAGAAGCTGGCCGCGATGGGGTGGCGGCCGCGCATCGGGCTTCGCGACGGCGTCGAGGCAGTCTACGAATTTTTCCAAGAGAATCATCTGGATCCGGCTTAG
- a CDS encoding WcaI family glycosyltransferase, translating into MATILILGLNYAPEPVGIGPYTAGMAQALAAAGHRVTVVCAKPYYPKWETDPAFVGGGVKHSVEDGVRVVRLPIYVPKVPDGKRRLAHHLSFGLRAQIALLSEARRNRPNLVITIAPSLIATVAARTVARLFKAKLWLHIQDFEVEAAFATGLLKGEGALASVARAFESWSMQADRVSTISPQMCAKLRELGVPEARIIEFRNWANIDEIEPLKRPSPYREEWGITRPHVALYSGNIANKQGIEIVVEAARMLRHRKDLTFVVCGNGPNRAQLLDSSADLDNIEFRDLQPRERLSELLGMASVHLLPQIAGAADLVLPSKLTNMLASGRPVAATALPGTGLATEVEGCGILTEPGNAEAFAGAIEQLIDDDELRDRFGQVARARAEERWSRGKILERFEEQLRGIDA; encoded by the coding sequence GTGGCGACGATTCTCATATTGGGGCTTAACTACGCGCCCGAGCCTGTCGGTATCGGTCCGTATACCGCCGGAATGGCGCAGGCGCTGGCGGCAGCGGGCCATCGCGTCACCGTGGTCTGTGCAAAGCCTTATTACCCGAAGTGGGAAACCGATCCGGCCTTTGTCGGCGGCGGTGTGAAGCACTCTGTCGAGGACGGCGTGAGGGTGGTCCGACTGCCGATCTACGTTCCCAAGGTGCCTGACGGGAAAAGACGTCTGGCGCATCATCTCAGCTTCGGCTTGCGCGCGCAAATCGCGCTGTTGTCGGAAGCGCGCAGGAACCGGCCCAATCTGGTGATCACCATCGCTCCGTCGCTGATCGCAACGGTGGCCGCGCGAACCGTTGCGCGCTTGTTCAAGGCGAAACTTTGGCTGCACATCCAGGATTTCGAAGTGGAAGCCGCTTTCGCAACCGGATTGTTGAAGGGAGAGGGCGCGCTTGCAAGCGTGGCGCGCGCCTTCGAATCCTGGTCGATGCAGGCCGACCGGGTCAGCACCATATCGCCCCAGATGTGCGCGAAGCTCCGCGAACTCGGGGTCCCGGAGGCGCGGATCATCGAATTTCGCAACTGGGCCAATATCGATGAGATAGAGCCGTTGAAACGGCCATCGCCCTATCGCGAGGAATGGGGGATCACACGCCCCCATGTGGCGCTTTATTCGGGGAATATCGCCAACAAGCAGGGTATCGAGATCGTGGTCGAAGCGGCGCGCATGCTACGGCACCGCAAGGACCTGACCTTTGTGGTGTGCGGCAACGGACCGAATCGTGCGCAACTGCTCGATAGCTCAGCGGACCTCGACAATATTGAGTTTCGCGATCTTCAGCCGCGCGAGCGATTGTCGGAGCTGCTTGGCATGGCCAGCGTCCATCTGTTGCCCCAGATCGCCGGCGCGGCGGATCTGGTGCTTCCCTCAAAGCTTACCAATATGCTCGCATCGGGCCGCCCCGTGGCAGCAACGGCTTTGCCGGGGACCGGGTTGGCGACGGAAGTCGAAGGCTGCGGCATTCTCACCGAACCGGGCAATGCGGAAGCATTTGCCGGCGCCATCGAGCAACTGATCGATGACGATGAACTGCGCGACAGGTTCGGCCAAGTCGCGCGCGCGCGCGCCGAGGAACGGTGGAGCCGCGGCAAGATTCTGGAACGGTTCGAAGAACAGCTGCGCGGGATTGACGCCTAG
- a CDS encoding SGNH/GDSL hydrolase family protein gives MLATIAPAASPVRVSRHARLARLRSAAARAAIVNPRDSSLYADPVVVTDNGTANPHGQTPFLCNKSSLGIWHVTGGVYGDNASGSAIRSGWVDVGRTYASEVNSYGRWEAMADSRYLAVRLLPSNKAYRFLVDGRYISLTGTRLSVTSGTENQYVTLDFGTRRVRRVAIEASHLSGLAGAYVEEGARMWPVEMSSIVHGVFLGDSYVWGAGLTLQADSVAVQMGDRLGIAIQASGSGGTGWNHSNPALYRFDQRIASGDLGLSYFEPEVIFLMASVNDRSSDAPTVTANALAGLKEARRRYPEVPIVVFGAMPIPKGPVSGTPSISSTEEAVKAAVAEFSDPLCRFVPVTTDAQGEWSTGRGSALNFTAPLSDATNATLESNWSQDTSTTSYTILFSDGSTRLGNFTNGSAAVSWSGPVTADATAMVRQTEGNSRYLFTADWTHLNEYGAGYVGERYARAALSALEDMLD, from the coding sequence ATGCTTGCGACAATTGCTCCCGCCGCCAGTCCGGTGCGCGTTTCCCGTCATGCCCGGCTTGCGCGGCTGCGTTCGGCCGCCGCGCGTGCAGCGATCGTGAATCCCCGTGATTCAAGCCTGTACGCGGATCCCGTGGTGGTTACCGACAATGGGACCGCAAACCCGCACGGCCAAACGCCGTTTCTGTGCAACAAGAGCAGCCTCGGCATCTGGCATGTCACCGGAGGCGTCTATGGCGACAATGCCAGCGGTTCGGCCATTCGCTCGGGGTGGGTCGATGTCGGCCGCACCTATGCATCGGAAGTCAATTCCTATGGTCGCTGGGAGGCTATGGCCGACAGCCGATACCTTGCCGTGCGTTTGTTGCCGTCGAACAAGGCCTATCGGTTTCTGGTCGACGGCCGCTACATTTCGCTTACCGGCACCCGGTTGAGCGTAACCTCTGGGACCGAAAACCAATATGTGACGCTCGACTTCGGGACGCGAAGGGTGCGCCGCGTCGCGATAGAAGCGAGTCACCTGTCCGGCCTCGCCGGCGCATATGTGGAAGAAGGTGCGCGCATGTGGCCGGTCGAAATGTCCAGTATCGTGCACGGCGTGTTTCTGGGCGACAGCTATGTCTGGGGTGCCGGGCTGACATTGCAGGCCGACAGCGTCGCCGTTCAGATGGGGGACCGTCTCGGCATCGCGATCCAGGCCAGCGGTTCGGGCGGCACCGGGTGGAATCACTCCAATCCGGCGCTGTATCGCTTCGACCAGCGCATTGCTTCAGGCGATCTCGGCCTCAGCTATTTCGAACCCGAAGTCATTTTCCTCATGGCCTCGGTGAACGACCGGTCCAGTGACGCGCCGACCGTGACGGCAAATGCATTGGCCGGTCTTAAAGAAGCGCGTCGCCGGTATCCCGAGGTGCCGATCGTTGTGTTCGGCGCGATGCCCATTCCCAAGGGGCCGGTGAGCGGCACGCCATCAATCTCCTCGACGGAAGAAGCCGTGAAGGCCGCAGTCGCGGAATTCAGCGATCCGTTGTGCCGGTTTGTCCCTGTCACCACGGATGCACAGGGGGAATGGTCCACGGGCCGCGGTTCGGCGCTCAACTTCACCGCGCCGCTGAGCGATGCGACGAACGCGACGCTGGAGAGCAACTGGAGCCAGGACACCAGTACGACTTCGTACACCATCCTCTTCTCCGACGGTTCGACGCGGTTGGGTAATTTCACCAACGGCAGCGCGGCTGTCAGCTGGAGCGGGCCGGTGACTGCCGACGCCACGGCGATGGTGCGTCAGACGGAAGGCAATAGCCGCTACCTCTTCACCGCGGACTGGACACACCTCAACGAATATGGCGCCGGCTATGTCGGTGAACGCTATGCGCGCGCCGCTCTGTCCGCACTGGAGGACATGCTGGATTGA
- a CDS encoding glycosyltransferase family 4 protein has protein sequence MAIVYHNWPHYRTAVGRALDRSEKYSYTFFADTRGIEGIKVSDPSEFRDFRDSPYRFYWKFMWQPRALAPALSGYDAVIYHCDPKFVMSWVGSIIARIKGTKVLFWGHGWLRREKFPQRTIRNIYYRLSSKVLVYAERGKELGVDAGFPARDIVTIYNSLDTDEAERVLGLIEAGELDELHPARLFDHQDRPIVICTARLTKVCRFDLLLKAAKILKDQGRPINVLLVGDGTEREALEALARSLEVDVHFHGAVYDETRLAQLIYRSDVTVSPGKIGLTAMHSMMYGTPAITHGEFDNQMPEFEAIVPGETGAFFRRNDEEDLARTIADWLDNGADREQVRAACRECIATKWNPQRQVELIEGALDAVFGDGPELVSGTPGH, from the coding sequence GTGGCTATCGTCTATCATAATTGGCCGCACTATCGTACAGCAGTAGGAAGGGCGCTCGATAGAAGCGAAAAGTACAGTTATACTTTTTTCGCCGACACTCGCGGTATCGAAGGGATCAAGGTTTCGGACCCGTCGGAGTTTCGTGATTTCCGGGACTCTCCCTATCGCTTCTACTGGAAATTCATGTGGCAGCCGAGAGCACTTGCTCCGGCACTATCGGGGTATGATGCGGTAATTTATCACTGCGACCCGAAGTTCGTTATGTCGTGGGTCGGCTCGATCATTGCCCGGATCAAGGGAACCAAGGTCCTTTTCTGGGGGCATGGCTGGTTGCGCCGGGAGAAGTTCCCGCAGCGCACGATCCGCAACATCTATTACCGGCTTTCCAGCAAGGTCCTCGTCTATGCCGAAAGGGGCAAGGAGCTGGGCGTCGATGCGGGATTTCCCGCCCGGGACATCGTGACGATCTACAACAGCCTCGACACCGACGAGGCGGAGCGGGTCCTGGGGTTGATCGAAGCGGGGGAGCTCGACGAACTGCATCCGGCCCGCCTCTTTGACCACCAGGATCGCCCGATCGTCATCTGCACGGCCAGATTGACCAAAGTCTGTCGCTTCGATCTGCTTCTCAAGGCTGCCAAGATTCTCAAGGACCAGGGGCGGCCGATCAACGTCCTTCTCGTCGGCGATGGCACCGAGCGCGAAGCGCTGGAAGCGCTTGCGCGCTCCCTGGAGGTCGACGTCCATTTCCACGGCGCGGTCTATGACGAAACCAGGCTCGCTCAGCTGATCTATCGCTCCGATGTCACCGTTTCACCCGGGAAGATCGGTCTGACCGCGATGCACAGCATGATGTATGGGACGCCGGCTATCACGCATGGCGAGTTTGACAATCAGATGCCGGAATTCGAAGCGATCGTGCCGGGAGAAACGGGCGCTTTTTTCCGCAGGAACGACGAAGAGGATCTGGCTCGGACCATTGCCGACTGGCTCGACAACGGGGCCGACCGGGAGCAAGTGCGGGCCGCATGTCGCGAATGCATCGCGACCAAATGGAATCCACAGCGGCAGGTCGAATTGATCGAGGGTGCGTTGGACGCTGTTTTCGGGGATGGGCCAGAATTGGTTTCCGGTACGCCGGGGCATTGA
- a CDS encoding glycosyltransferase family 2 protein, whose amino-acid sequence MEETAISTRRSGVEAGKSSSICTVILTFNEEIHIARSIESAWLVSDDILVVDSFSTDRTVEIARAKGARVIQNAFVNHSRQFNFGLEAGNISASWILRLDADEYIGPDLAARINSDLSGMPDDVAGIAFNRRHIFMDRWVRHGGRYPLYLVRLWRNGQGRVEDRWMDEHVLIHGGRTIKMEGEFADASQRDLAFFVKKHDGYAAREAIEVLNRRHDLFEKPPQLSAKNNGWQASFKRLLKERFYNQLPLGMGPLSYFLYRYFLQFGFLDGKSGLIYHFLQGFWYRFLVEAKAYEFERAIADCESREEKLEVLRSVSGLKL is encoded by the coding sequence GTGGAAGAGACGGCGATTTCAACGCGCAGGTCGGGTGTCGAAGCCGGCAAGTCGAGCTCGATTTGCACGGTCATTCTGACATTTAACGAGGAAATCCACATCGCGCGTTCGATCGAGAGCGCATGGCTGGTTTCCGACGATATCCTTGTGGTCGATTCGTTTTCCACGGATCGCACCGTGGAGATCGCCAGGGCAAAGGGCGCGCGCGTAATTCAGAATGCGTTCGTCAACCATTCCCGGCAATTCAATTTCGGCCTCGAGGCGGGCAACATCAGCGCGTCATGGATTTTGAGGCTCGACGCGGACGAATATATCGGGCCGGATCTCGCGGCCCGGATCAATTCGGATCTGTCGGGGATGCCGGATGACGTTGCCGGTATAGCGTTCAACCGCCGGCACATTTTCATGGATCGCTGGGTACGGCATGGCGGCCGATACCCGCTCTATCTCGTTCGCCTCTGGCGAAACGGCCAAGGTCGGGTCGAAGACCGCTGGATGGACGAACATGTCCTGATTCATGGTGGGCGGACGATCAAGATGGAAGGCGAGTTCGCCGATGCTTCCCAGCGCGATCTCGCCTTTTTCGTCAAAAAGCATGATGGGTATGCGGCGCGCGAAGCGATCGAGGTGCTCAATCGGCGCCATGACCTGTTTGAAAAGCCGCCGCAGCTTTCCGCGAAGAACAACGGCTGGCAGGCAAGCTTCAAGCGATTGCTCAAAGAGCGTTTTTACAACCAGTTGCCCCTTGGTATGGGACCGCTGTCATATTTCCTCTATCGCTATTTTCTCCAGTTCGGATTCCTGGATGGGAAATCCGGTCTGATCTACCATTTTCTCCAGGGATTCTGGTACCGGTTTCTGGTCGAGGCGAAGGCATATGAATTCGAAAGGGCGATCGCGGATTGTGAAAGTCGCGAAGAGAAGTTGGAGGTCCTGAGAAGTGTCTCGGGCCTCAAGTTGTGA
- a CDS encoding LbetaH domain-containing protein produces MQDGRLLDARESGSRTGGASFSLGVRLRRILFSVCWLAFARWTPPQARGWRRILLNLFGANVARTANVYSSAKIWYPPNLSMSEFSTLGPRVRCYNQAAIHIGPYAIVSQDASLCAGTHDYEDEHFQLIVRPITIGKGAWIAAEAFVGPGVTVGDHAVLGARAVAMKNLEEAVVYSGNPARMIKMRETIFNAAR; encoded by the coding sequence ATGCAGGACGGCCGGCTTCTGGATGCGCGCGAAAGCGGCTCGCGCACCGGTGGGGCTAGTTTCAGCCTAGGGGTTCGGCTCCGTCGGATTCTCTTTTCGGTTTGCTGGCTGGCGTTCGCGCGCTGGACGCCGCCGCAAGCGCGTGGGTGGCGCCGTATATTGCTCAATCTGTTCGGAGCCAATGTCGCCAGGACCGCCAACGTCTATAGCAGCGCGAAGATCTGGTATCCGCCGAATCTGAGCATGTCGGAATTTTCGACGCTGGGTCCGCGCGTTCGGTGCTACAATCAGGCGGCCATTCACATCGGACCTTATGCGATCGTCTCCCAGGACGCCTCCCTCTGCGCCGGTACGCATGACTATGAGGATGAGCATTTTCAGCTCATCGTGCGGCCTATTACCATTGGCAAGGGAGCCTGGATCGCCGCCGAAGCGTTTGTCGGACCTGGCGTGACCGTCGGCGATCACGCGGTCCTGGGCGCTCGCGCGGTCGCGATGAAAAATCTAGAAGAGGCTGTTGTTTATTCTGGAAATCCGGCAAGGATGATAAAAATGCGCGAGACGATTTTCAACGCGGCACGGTGA
- a CDS encoding glycosyltransferase family 4 protein, translated as MRVLTIAKNLQIGGTQRVAQALSIGVAQLGNDVAFLAYAGLGPRKTFLDAAGIPVFGPLDEEKDALEKAIAWKPDIVHIHRSGYPDPTEAALMRAFKDSGTKIVETNVFGRFDHTIPTSLIDVHLHLAKWSLLKWRKWGGRKASPATILPNCVETDRFRPLSDAERAAAREALGVREDAFLVGRIGQPIPAKWNPAIFDVFADFRTRHPNAQMLLVGAPTGYAERAAKLPKAVREAILFREPILSDELLNEYYNSLDAFLHLSEVGESFGLVLCEAMLCEVPVVTLSTPLRDNGQLEVVQHGVGGLVANSRAGLVEALEMLVADPDLADRLAKQGRESVIARFSLDRIAKEAVAVYRAALDPAEGGLLSEKPDHEWMMSLLRNSVRPKGLLWTDAAFQFTHNPHIYRTLRRLKTALVK; from the coding sequence ATGCGCGTCCTTACGATTGCCAAAAATCTCCAGATCGGCGGTACCCAACGCGTCGCGCAGGCGCTTTCCATCGGGGTTGCGCAGCTAGGCAATGACGTCGCGTTTCTGGCCTATGCCGGCCTGGGGCCGAGGAAGACCTTTCTCGACGCGGCGGGCATCCCGGTTTTCGGACCGCTGGACGAGGAAAAGGATGCTCTGGAAAAGGCGATCGCCTGGAAGCCGGACATCGTGCATATCCACCGCTCTGGCTATCCCGATCCGACCGAAGCCGCTTTGATGCGGGCTTTCAAGGACAGCGGAACGAAGATCGTCGAAACCAACGTCTTCGGGCGGTTCGACCATACGATTCCGACCAGTTTGATCGATGTTCATTTGCACCTGGCAAAATGGTCACTGCTGAAATGGCGCAAATGGGGAGGACGCAAGGCGTCACCTGCCACCATCCTTCCCAATTGCGTGGAGACAGACCGATTTCGGCCCTTGTCTGATGCTGAGCGGGCCGCGGCGCGTGAAGCGCTCGGGGTTCGCGAGGACGCGTTTCTGGTGGGGCGCATCGGCCAGCCCATCCCTGCCAAATGGAATCCGGCCATTTTCGATGTGTTTGCCGATTTCAGGACGAGGCATCCCAATGCGCAGATGCTGCTGGTCGGAGCGCCGACGGGCTACGCCGAGCGTGCCGCCAAATTGCCGAAAGCGGTCAGGGAGGCGATTCTTTTTCGCGAGCCGATCCTGAGCGATGAGCTGTTGAATGAATATTACAACAGCCTGGACGCCTTTCTCCATCTTTCCGAGGTCGGAGAGAGTTTTGGCCTGGTCCTGTGTGAAGCGATGCTTTGTGAAGTGCCGGTGGTTACATTGAGCACGCCGCTCCGCGACAATGGTCAGCTTGAAGTGGTCCAGCATGGTGTCGGCGGCCTTGTTGCCAATTCGCGCGCAGGCCTGGTCGAAGCGCTGGAGATGCTGGTCGCGGATCCTGATCTTGCCGACAGGCTGGCGAAGCAGGGGCGTGAGAGCGTGATCGCGCGTTTTTCGCTGGACCGTATCGCCAAGGAGGCGGTGGCGGTCTACCGTGCGGCACTTGATCCTGCCGAGGGCGGCCTGCTGAGCGAAAAACCCGATCACGAGTGGATGATGTCACTACTTCGCAACTCGGTACGGCCAAAGGGGCTGCTCTGGACCGACGCGGCATTTCAATTCACTCACAATCCCCACATCTATCGCACATTGCGCCGTTTGAAGACCGCGCTGGTAAAATAG
- a CDS encoding oligosaccharide flippase family protein, whose product MFKVIGRSAVAIVLTQGTNFLFPLVALPFISRALGVEGFGLYTVALAFGNYLLLFSDFTFNVNGPLHAAEAVRKQALSRLAINSIILKTLILAPATVVCAIALRETTGGSVDYIFAAIITAMMTAYTPRWMMYSLDKIGLFLIFSIVSKATWLFLVIVLVTGPEDISLLLLLTAATQAITAVGSLIYVFSLRSGQARGSFGDAIALFRSDFDQYLAILGVSSLRDMPVIILSAFFAPAAIALYGLADRVRFALLSVVAPVTQSLFLLSSRLSARDGEGVPQHVRGITNIGLIACVSVASLACAALAPLIVDILGGAEFASAVSMLRIIVFIPIFTAINSSLGVNTLLANGHKRAYARTQLVAVAFSVPTLLALIYFQGTIGAAFGGLLAEALMSCFLALQCRRHKLLGYAFALR is encoded by the coding sequence GTGTTCAAGGTTATCGGACGAAGCGCTGTCGCGATTGTCCTCACTCAAGGGACGAATTTCCTTTTCCCGCTGGTGGCTCTGCCGTTTATTTCGCGAGCGCTGGGGGTGGAAGGTTTTGGTCTTTACACCGTCGCGTTGGCCTTCGGAAATTACCTTCTGCTATTTTCCGATTTCACGTTCAACGTGAATGGTCCGTTACATGCGGCCGAGGCTGTCAGAAAGCAGGCGCTTTCGCGGCTTGCGATAAACAGCATTATCCTGAAGACATTAATTCTTGCGCCGGCAACCGTCGTCTGCGCTATCGCATTGCGTGAGACCACGGGTGGCAGCGTGGATTATATTTTTGCGGCCATCATTACCGCTATGATGACTGCCTATACGCCGCGATGGATGATGTATAGCCTGGATAAGATCGGGCTGTTTCTGATATTTAGTATCGTTAGCAAGGCGACATGGCTGTTTCTTGTGATAGTTCTGGTGACCGGGCCGGAAGATATATCGCTTTTGCTCCTCCTTACGGCGGCAACCCAGGCGATCACTGCCGTGGGCAGTCTGATTTACGTTTTTTCGCTGCGGTCCGGCCAGGCGCGCGGTTCGTTCGGTGACGCAATCGCATTGTTTCGGAGCGATTTTGATCAATATCTGGCCATTCTCGGCGTTTCCTCGCTGCGCGATATGCCCGTGATCATTCTCTCGGCTTTCTTCGCGCCAGCCGCGATCGCCCTCTATGGTCTGGCAGACCGTGTGCGTTTCGCGTTGCTGAGCGTCGTCGCGCCGGTCACGCAGTCGCTCTTTCTGCTGTCGAGCAGGCTCAGCGCGAGAGATGGTGAGGGGGTTCCGCAACATGTACGCGGGATCACGAATATCGGCTTGATCGCGTGCGTTTCCGTCGCATCGCTGGCTTGTGCCGCCTTGGCTCCGTTGATCGTGGACATATTGGGCGGGGCTGAATTTGCCAGTGCGGTGTCGATGCTGCGGATTATCGTCTTCATTCCGATCTTTACAGCGATCAACTCCTCTCTGGGGGTCAACACGCTGCTCGCCAACGGGCACAAGAGAGCCTATGCGCGGACGCAGCTGGTGGCGGTGGCATTCAGTGTCCCGACACTGCTCGCGCTGATCTATTTCCAGGGGACGATCGGTGCTGCCTTTGGCGGATTGCTTGCGGAGGCGTTGATGAGCTGCTTCCTTGCGCTGCAGTGCAGGCGCCACAAGCTGTTGGGCTATGCCTTCGCCCTGCGCTAG